From one Marmota flaviventris isolate mMarFla1 chromosome 1, mMarFla1.hap1, whole genome shotgun sequence genomic stretch:
- the Sdf2l1 gene encoding stromal cell-derived factor 2-like protein 1: MWSAGRLRAAGPALLGLLLALLVPDGGTSKTSEGLVTCGSVLKLLNTHHRVRLHSHDIKYGSGSGQQSVTGVEASDDANSYWRIRGGSEGGCPRGIPVRCGQAVRLTHVLTGKNLHTHHFLSPLSNNQEVSAFGEDGEGDDLDLWTVRCSGQHWEREAAVRFQHVGTSVFLSVTGEQYGSPIRGQHEVHGMPSANTHNTWKAMEGIFIKPGVEPSAGHDEL; this comes from the exons ATGTGGAGCGCGGGCCGCTTGAGGGCTGCCGGACCGGCGCTTCTGGGGCTGCTGCTGGCGCTTTTGGTGCCGGACGGTGGCACTTCCAAGACCAGCGAGGGACTAGTGACCTGCGGGTCGGTGTTGAAGCTGCTCAACACGCACCACAGGGTGCGACTGCACTCACACGACATCAAATACGGATCCG GCAGCGGCCAACAATCCGTGACCGGTGTGGAGGCATCGGACGACGCCAATAGCTACTGGAGGATCCGTGGCGGCTCGGAGGGCGGGTGCCCGCGTGGGATCCCGGTACGCTGTGGCCAGGCTGTGCGGCTCACGCACGTGCTCACCGGCAAAAACTTGCACACTCACCACTTCTTGTCGCCGCTATCCAATAACCAG GAGGTGAGTGCCTTTGGGGAAGACGGTGAGGGTGATGACCTGGACCTGTGGACAGTGCGCTGCTCTGGGCAGCACTGGGAGCGGGAGGCTGCTGTGCGTTTCCAGCATGTGGGTACCTCTGTGTTCCTGTCAGTCACTGGTGAGCAGTACGGGAGTCCCATCCGTGGGCAACATGAGGTGCATGGCATGCCCAGTGCGAACACACATAATACATGGAAGGCCATGGAAGGCATCTTCATCAAGCCTGGTGTGGAGCCCTCTGCAGGTCATGATGAACTCTGA